A stretch of the Campylobacter sp. 19-13652 genome encodes the following:
- a CDS encoding acyltransferase family protein, whose product MLGYVRLMLSFLVLFSHIWLNESFNIGSFAVMVFYILAGLVTSKVFIDVAKLNIFYFVRDRIIRIFPSYFVIFILSILFLSVTGFGNFNINNPNIIISLFIVPLNYFYFFDLSVIDAPVGLNLLIPTAWSLGLELQAYLLLILAIVFKKIGVFMAFGSFLVFVLSNFGVLDANLFGYRLICGVFFLFYSGFLIYTKKYKILSLFLILSIMLICFIKIFGLAFLAFGLESISGFVFGSLLIVLCGIKKPQLRLNSFFGSLSYIVFLDQFLCIWICEYFGISVLYSIAFSILLAIFIYFLIEKPMQIYRFGL is encoded by the coding sequence ATGCTTGGGTATGTTAGACTCATGCTCTCTTTTTTAGTGCTTTTTTCACACATTTGGCTTAATGAGTCCTTTAATATAGGCTCATTTGCTGTTATGGTGTTTTATATATTAGCAGGCTTGGTTACATCTAAGGTTTTCATTGATGTGGCTAAGCTTAATATTTTTTATTTTGTTAGAGATAGAATTATACGGATATTTCCATCATATTTTGTTATTTTTATTTTAAGTATTTTATTCTTATCTGTTACTGGTTTTGGAAATTTTAATATAAATAATCCGAACATAATAATAAGTTTATTTATAGTCCCGCTTAATTATTTTTATTTCTTTGATCTTTCTGTTATAGATGCGCCTGTTGGATTAAATTTATTAATTCCAACTGCATGGTCCTTGGGGCTAGAGTTGCAGGCTTATCTTTTGCTTATCCTTGCTATAGTGTTTAAAAAAATCGGTGTTTTTATGGCATTTGGAAGTTTTTTGGTTTTTGTTCTATCTAATTTTGGAGTTTTAGACGCAAATCTTTTTGGATATAGACTCATTTGTGGAGTATTTTTTCTATTTTACTCTGGTTTTTTAATATATACTAAAAAATATAAAATTTTATCACTATTTTTAATTTTATCAATTATGCTTATATGTTTTATTAAGATTTTTGGACTTGCTTTTTTGGCTTTTGGTTTAGAGAGTATCTCGGGCTTTGTGTTTGGCTCTTTATTGATAGTTTTATGTGGGATCAAAAAACCACAGCTAAGGCTAAATTCATTTTTTGGTTCTTTATCCTATATTGTATTCTTGGATCAGTTTTTATGCATTTGGATATGTGAATATTTTGGCATAAGCGTACTTTATTCTATAGCCTTTTCTATCCTGTTAGCTATTTTTATCTATTTTTTAATCGAGAAACCTATGCAAATTTATAGATTTGGGTTATAA
- a CDS encoding mannose-1-phosphate guanylyltransferase/mannose-6-phosphate isomerase, with protein sequence MTNVILCGGAGTRLWPLSRTMMPKQFLKLFEDETLFGLTISRNNMATKHIIVCNEANYFIALDECKNLNNYQFILEPFGKNTAGAIAMAALSVDPEEILLITPSDHYISDKIAYKKSLDIAVDYAKDGSVVTFGIVPTSPHTGYGYIKARGSEVLRFIEKPNLTLAKSFLKEGGYFFNSGMFCFRARDFLEQFEKYCPEILSAAKNALDNAIKDNEAIKILPKYMDSIEDISIDYAFMQRACGISMVQLDAGWSDMGSFDELSGLLKSSDFKSIDSDGNFVLSDRIVGLVGVDDLIVVDTADALLISKKGKTQDVKNLYSKILEHNPNACETHTKVYRPWGSYEILEEGAGFKIKRLIVMPGKRLSLQSHAYRSEHWVVVDGVAVVNINDKEYCLNTNESVYISSGDKHRLSNNENSPLIIIEVQVGDYLGEDDIVRYDDDFKRV encoded by the coding sequence ATGACAAATGTTATACTTTGCGGAGGGGCTGGTACTAGATTGTGGCCTTTGTCTAGGACTATGATGCCGAAACAATTTCTAAAACTTTTTGAAGATGAGACTCTATTTGGTCTTACTATTTCTAGAAATAATATGGCAACAAAACACATAATAGTCTGCAATGAAGCAAATTATTTTATAGCCCTTGATGAATGTAAAAATTTAAACAATTACCAGTTTATACTAGAGCCATTTGGGAAAAATACAGCAGGGGCAATCGCTATGGCAGCACTTAGCGTAGACCCAGAAGAGATACTTTTAATTACGCCTAGCGATCATTACATAAGCGATAAAATAGCATATAAAAAAAGCCTTGATATTGCGGTTGATTACGCAAAAGACGGCTCTGTGGTTACCTTTGGCATAGTCCCCACTTCACCCCATACTGGATATGGCTATATTAAAGCTAGAGGCAGCGAAGTCCTGCGCTTTATAGAAAAACCAAATTTAACTCTAGCAAAAAGCTTTTTAAAAGAGGGTGGGTATTTTTTTAATAGCGGCATGTTTTGCTTTAGGGCTAGGGATTTTTTAGAGCAGTTTGAAAAATACTGCCCAGAAATTTTATCAGCAGCTAAAAACGCACTGGATAACGCTATAAAAGATAATGAGGCGATAAAAATATTACCGAAATATATGGATAGCATAGAAGACATTAGCATCGATTATGCTTTTATGCAGCGTGCTTGCGGTATATCTATGGTGCAGCTTGATGCTGGTTGGAGTGATATGGGTAGTTTTGATGAGCTCTCAGGATTGCTTAAATCAAGTGATTTTAAAAGTATAGATAGCGATGGAAATTTTGTATTAAGCGATAGGATAGTTGGTCTTGTGGGAGTTGATGATTTGATAGTTGTAGATACCGCAGACGCTTTGCTTATAAGCAAAAAAGGCAAAACACAAGATGTAAAAAATCTATACTCTAAGATATTAGAGCACAATCCAAACGCTTGCGAAACCCATACTAAAGTATATCGTCCGTGGGGTAGTTATGAAATTTTAGAAGAGGGTGCTGGCTTTAAGATAAAGCGACTTATTGTTATGCCTGGCAAGAGGCTAAGCCTACAAAGTCATGCCTATAGAAGCGAGCACTGGGTTGTTGTGGATGGGGTCGCTGTTGTAAATATAAATGATAAAGAGTATTGTTTAAACACAAATGAATCGGTATATATAAGCAGTGGAGATAAACATAGGCTTAGCAATAATGAAAACTCTCCTTTGATTATCATTGAGGTTCAAGTTGGCGATTATTTGGGTGAAGATGATATAGTTAGATACGATGATGATTTTAAGAGGGTTTGA
- a CDS encoding NAD(P)-dependent oxidoreductase has translation MKIFISGSNGFTGKYLKKVLIEKGYDVFCGSLRCNDPNEYYFNLLDIDSMNSAFKTIGKIDFFIHLAATSFTLASDYEIELNNKIGVKNLMRVLCKFYPNYNIFSSSASVYGNAKGALSEKSSLNPTTTYAKSKLFLEQEVLISGLKSIVVRPFNYTGIFQNDNFLIPKLIKNFKEKQDLIRLGNLDIKREFNDVDDVVRIYSDFLNRADLFTEKGSVFNIGSGKAYRIGDIVDLLCEISGHKINVIRDEKLIRSNESQELRCNIEKLASIGIEPCSGNINSLLKKMLNN, from the coding sequence ATGAAAATATTCATTAGTGGCTCAAATGGTTTTACTGGAAAATATCTTAAAAAAGTATTGATTGAAAAGGGATATGATGTTTTTTGCGGAAGTTTAAGATGTAATGATCCAAATGAGTATTATTTTAATTTGCTTGATATAGATAGTATGAACTCTGCCTTTAAAACTATAGGGAAAATAGATTTTTTTATTCATTTAGCTGCTACTAGTTTCACTTTAGCAAGTGATTATGAGATAGAGTTGAATAATAAAATTGGTGTTAAAAATTTAATGCGGGTTCTTTGTAAATTTTATCCTAATTATAATATTTTTTCTAGTTCGGCTTCTGTTTATGGTAACGCCAAAGGTGCTTTGTCTGAAAAATCTTCTTTGAATCCTACTACCACATATGCTAAAAGTAAATTATTTTTAGAACAAGAGGTGTTGATTTCTGGACTTAAGTCTATTGTTGTTAGACCATTTAATTATACCGGTATCTTTCAAAATGATAATTTTCTTATTCCTAAATTAATTAAAAATTTCAAAGAAAAACAAGATTTAATTCGTTTGGGCAATCTAGATATTAAAAGAGAATTTAATGATGTTGATGATGTTGTAAGAATTTATTCTGATTTTTTAAATAGAGCTGATTTATTTACTGAAAAGGGATCTGTTTTTAACATAGGGTCCGGAAAGGCTTATCGTATCGGTGACATAGTGGATTTATTATGTGAAATAAGTGGGCATAAAATAAATGTTATTAGAGATGAAAAATTAATAAGATCAAATGAGTCACAAGAGCTTCGATGCAATATTGAGAAATTGGCTAGTATTGGAATAGAGCCTTGCTCTGGTAACATAAATTCACTTTTAAAAAAAATGTTAAATAATTAG
- a CDS encoding ABC transporter ATP-binding protein, with protein sequence MNILEVKDLSKKYYSYSNGLSRIFYAIFPKLKTRKYISVLDKISFSVKKGECVGIIGINGAGKSTLLKIVSKTLGFSDGDIKIYGKVASILELGMGFNSELSGRMNVYQSCALLGYTKKETDNFMDNIMEFAQIGEYFDQPIRTYSSGMQMRLAFAIVTAKRPDILIIDEALSVGDIYFQHKSFDKIREFKALGTTLIIVSHDIAVIKSICDRVILLNNGKIEKDGDPEEVFDLYNALIAKKESNDKITQLKNRGEKVVTISGNGKVFFNDIFIEDIDGNLLTIVDVASEFYIRLRFTVNDQLESLVIGYQIKDRLSQIINGTNSFYLDDELLSVSPGIYEFKFKLTANFGNGSYGISIAAHSGSNHIGENYLWVDNAASFNVVKPSSIPIFYGSAYADTILIK encoded by the coding sequence ATGAATATTTTAGAAGTTAAAGATTTGAGTAAAAAATATTATTCATATAGCAATGGGTTAAGCAGAATTTTTTATGCGATATTTCCTAAATTAAAAACCAGGAAATACATTTCAGTTTTAGATAAAATTAGTTTTTCTGTTAAAAAGGGTGAGTGTGTTGGTATTATTGGGATAAATGGTGCTGGTAAGTCAACACTTTTAAAAATAGTGTCTAAAACATTGGGCTTTAGTGACGGTGATATAAAAATTTATGGTAAAGTTGCATCAATACTGGAGCTTGGCATGGGGTTTAATTCTGAGTTAAGTGGACGTATGAATGTTTATCAATCATGTGCTTTATTGGGGTATACCAAAAAAGAGACTGATAATTTTATGGATAATATTATGGAATTTGCGCAAATTGGTGAATATTTTGATCAGCCAATTAGAACATATTCTAGTGGTATGCAGATGCGTCTAGCTTTTGCAATAGTTACGGCAAAAAGGCCAGATATACTTATAATAGATGAAGCATTGAGTGTAGGAGATATATATTTTCAACATAAAAGCTTTGATAAGATACGTGAGTTTAAAGCTCTTGGTACTACATTGATAATTGTCAGTCATGATATTGCTGTTATAAAATCAATTTGTGATAGAGTTATACTTTTAAATAATGGAAAGATAGAAAAAGATGGTGATCCCGAAGAAGTATTTGATTTATATAACGCTTTAATTGCAAAGAAAGAATCAAATGATAAAATTACACAGCTAAAGAATAGGGGCGAAAAGGTTGTAACTATATCTGGTAACGGAAAAGTGTTTTTTAATGATATATTTATTGAGGATATTGATGGAAATCTTTTGACTATTGTGGATGTTGCCAGTGAATTTTATATCCGACTTAGATTTACGGTAAATGATCAATTGGAATCATTGGTTATAGGTTATCAAATAAAAGATAGGTTATCTCAAATTATAAATGGAACCAATAGTTTTTATTTGGACGATGAGCTTTTATCTGTTTCTCCTGGAATCTATGAATTTAAGTTTAAACTCACCGCTAATTTCGGAAATGGTTCATATGGGATTTCCATTGCTGCTCATTCTGGTAGTAATCATATTGGTGAAAATTATCTTTGGGTTGATAATGCTGCTAGTTTTAATGTTGTAAAGCCATCTAGTATACCTATTTTTTATGGGTCAGCATATGCCGATACGATTTTAATAAAATAG
- a CDS encoding ABC transporter permease, with protein MLNLISYRFFIFNSIKTELLSRFSRSRLGLLWLIVNPLMQVLIYAIVLSNVMISKLPGLPNKYSYVIYLLSGMLMWAFFSESFGRCVNCFVDNANLIKKIHFPIFILPIIPIISSALNNVILFFCVIIVYIILGHNVGVSIFYLPLVFFIVAMISFGYGFFLGLINIFLRDISHIVGIMLQFMFWLTPIVYMDNIVPDKFKILLNINPLASLLSFYHDILIYNKTPSFTELIYPFLFAMVGVFLSALLYSRICSEMADVL; from the coding sequence TTGCTTAATTTAATTTCGTATAGATTTTTTATTTTTAATTCTATAAAAACAGAATTACTATCTCGTTTTTCTAGAAGTAGATTGGGATTGCTGTGGCTCATTGTTAATCCACTTATGCAGGTATTAATATATGCTATAGTACTGTCTAACGTTATGATTTCAAAGTTACCGGGGTTACCCAATAAATACTCATATGTAATATATTTACTATCTGGTATGTTGATGTGGGCCTTTTTTTCTGAGTCTTTTGGCAGATGTGTAAATTGTTTTGTTGATAATGCTAATTTGATAAAAAAAATACATTTTCCTATATTTATTTTACCAATTATTCCAATTATTAGTAGTGCATTAAATAATGTTATTTTATTTTTTTGTGTTATTATAGTTTATATAATATTGGGTCATAATGTTGGTGTTTCAATATTTTATCTTCCATTGGTTTTTTTTATTGTTGCAATGATATCTTTTGGGTATGGGTTTTTTTTGGGGTTAATAAATATTTTTTTGAGAGATATTTCTCATATAGTTGGAATTATGTTGCAATTTATGTTCTGGTTAACTCCTATTGTTTATATGGATAATATAGTTCCAGATAAATTTAAGATACTTTTAAATATAAACCCACTTGCCTCATTGCTTTCTTTTTATCATGATATTTTGATTTATAATAAAACTCCATCTTTTACTGAACTTATTTATCCTTTTTTGTTTGCTATGGTTGGTGTATTTTTATCAGCCTTGCTTTATTCTAGAATTTGTTCGGAAATGGCAGATGTTTTATGA
- the fusA gene encoding elongation factor G, whose translation MADRKTPLSKVRNIGIAAHIDAGKTTTTERILFFTGMSHKIGEVHDGAATMDWMEQEKERGITITSAATTCFWNDHQVNIIDTPGHVDFTIEVERSMRVLDGAVAVFCAVGGVQPQSETVWRQANKYRVPRMVFVNKMDRIGANFFNVEEQIKNRLKANPVPIQIPIGAEDDFKGVIDLVKMKALVWEDESKPTTFVEKEIPAELKDKAEEYRAKMIEAVAETDDALMEKFFGGEELSEKEIKDGLKKGTLNMSIIPMLCGTAFKNKGVQPLLDAVVDYLPAPDEVEAIKGEYEDGEEVIVDSTDNGEFAGLAFKIMTDPFVGQLTFVRVYRGQLESGSYAYNSVKGKKERIGRLLKMHSNKREEISVLHAGEIGAVVGLKDTLTGDTLASEKDKVILEKMDFPEPVISVAVEPKTKADQEKMAIALQKLAQEDPSFRVSTDEESGQTIISGMGELHLEIIVDRMLREFKVEAEVGQPQVAYRETIRKSVEQEYKYAKQSGGRGQYGHVFIRIEPLEPGSGFEFVNDIKGGVVPKEYIPAVEKGCKEALQNGVLAGYPVEDVKVTLYDGSYHEVDSSEMAFKLAASMGFKEGARKANPVILEPMMKVEVETPEEYMGDVIGDLNKRRGQVNSMDERSGNKIITAFCPLAAMFGYSTDLRSQTQGRATYSMEFDHYEEVPKNVADEIIKKRNG comes from the coding sequence ATGGCAGATAGAAAAACCCCTTTAAGCAAGGTAAGAAATATAGGTATCGCAGCTCACATTGATGCTGGTAAAACCACCACAACAGAGCGTATCCTATTCTTTACAGGTATGAGCCACAAAATAGGCGAGGTGCATGACGGTGCTGCTACTATGGACTGGATGGAGCAAGAAAAAGAGCGAGGCATTACCATTACTTCAGCTGCAACTACTTGCTTTTGGAATGATCACCAAGTAAACATTATTGACACTCCTGGACACGTTGATTTTACTATTGAAGTTGAGCGTTCTATGCGTGTGCTTGACGGTGCTGTGGCTGTTTTTTGTGCCGTTGGTGGTGTACAGCCGCAGAGCGAGACTGTTTGGAGACAAGCAAATAAATACCGTGTCCCAAGAATGGTTTTTGTCAATAAGATGGATAGGATCGGTGCAAACTTTTTTAATGTAGAAGAACAGATCAAAAACCGCCTAAAAGCAAATCCAGTGCCAATTCAAATTCCAATCGGCGCTGAAGATGATTTTAAAGGTGTAATCGATCTAGTTAAAATGAAAGCCCTAGTATGGGAAGATGAGAGCAAGCCGACAACTTTCGTCGAAAAAGAAATTCCAGCCGAACTAAAAGACAAGGCAGAAGAGTATCGTGCTAAGATGATTGAAGCAGTAGCTGAGACAGATGATGCTTTGATGGAAAAATTCTTTGGCGGTGAAGAATTAAGTGAAAAAGAGATCAAAGATGGGCTTAAAAAAGGTACTCTAAATATGAGTATAATTCCTATGCTTTGTGGCACTGCCTTTAAAAACAAAGGTGTGCAGCCACTTCTTGATGCTGTTGTTGACTATCTCCCAGCTCCAGATGAGGTTGAGGCTATTAAAGGCGAGTATGAAGATGGTGAAGAGGTGATTGTTGATTCTACTGATAATGGCGAATTTGCAGGGCTTGCCTTTAAGATTATGACAGATCCATTCGTTGGTCAGCTTACTTTCGTTCGTGTTTATCGTGGGCAGCTTGAAAGCGGTAGCTACGCTTATAACTCAGTTAAAGGCAAAAAAGAGCGTATTGGCAGACTTTTAAAAATGCATTCAAACAAGCGTGAGGAGATTAGTGTGCTTCATGCTGGTGAAATCGGCGCAGTAGTAGGTTTAAAGGATACCCTAACTGGCGATACTTTAGCCAGTGAAAAAGATAAGGTAATCCTTGAGAAAATGGATTTCCCAGAGCCAGTTATTAGTGTTGCTGTTGAGCCAAAAACTAAGGCCGATCAGGAAAAAATGGCAATAGCGCTACAGAAGCTGGCTCAAGAAGATCCTAGCTTTAGGGTTAGCACAGATGAAGAGAGCGGTCAGACTATTATTAGTGGTATGGGAGAGCTTCATCTTGAAATTATTGTTGATCGTATGCTTCGTGAATTTAAAGTTGAAGCTGAAGTAGGGCAGCCACAGGTTGCTTACCGCGAAACTATCCGCAAATCAGTCGAGCAAGAATACAAATACGCCAAGCAATCAGGTGGACGCGGACAGTATGGACACGTGTTTATACGCATTGAGCCGCTTGAGCCAGGTAGTGGCTTTGAATTTGTTAATGATATTAAAGGCGGTGTTGTTCCAAAAGAGTACATTCCGGCTGTTGAAAAGGGTTGTAAAGAGGCGCTTCAAAATGGTGTGTTAGCTGGCTATCCTGTAGAGGATGTAAAAGTAACATTATATGATGGAAGTTACCACGAAGTCGATAGTTCTGAGATGGCGTTTAAACTGGCTGCGTCAATGGGCTTTAAAGAGGGTGCCAGAAAGGCAAATCCAGTAATCCTAGAGCCTATGATGAAGGTTGAAGTCGAAACTCCAGAGGAGTACATGGGCGATGTTATCGGTGATTTAAATAAGCGTCGAGGACAGGTAAACTCAATGGATGAAAGAAGTGGAAATAAGATCATTACAGCATTTTGTCCGCTAGCTGCTATGTTTGGCTATTCAACTGATCTAAGAAGCCAAACTCAAGGTCGTGCAACTTATTCTATGGAATTTGACCATTACGAAGAAGTTCCTAAAAACGTAGCCGATGAGATAATTAAAAAAAGAAACGGTTAA
- the rpsG gene encoding 30S ribosomal protein S7 — MRRRKAPVREVMPDPIYGNKVITKFINSLMYDGKKSVATQIMYGALAAIDKKGGEVKGIDVFNDAIENVKPILEVKSRRVGGATYQVPVEVRPARQQALAIRWLITYARKRSERTMVDKLANELLDAANSKGASFKKKEDTYKMAEANKAFAHYRW; from the coding sequence ATGAGAAGAAGAAAAGCCCCTGTCAGGGAAGTAATGCCTGATCCAATTTATGGCAACAAGGTAATAACTAAATTTATTAACTCATTAATGTATGATGGCAAAAAAAGTGTAGCCACTCAGATAATGTATGGCGCACTTGCAGCTATCGATAAAAAAGGTGGTGAGGTTAAAGGTATAGACGTATTTAATGACGCTATTGAAAATGTAAAACCTATATTAGAGGTTAAATCTCGCCGTGTTGGTGGTGCCACATATCAAGTGCCAGTAGAGGTGCGCCCAGCACGCCAGCAGGCTCTAGCTATACGCTGGTTAATCACATATGCCAGAAAAAGAAGTGAAAGAACGATGGTGGATAAGTTAGCAAACGAGCTACTTGATGCTGCAAATAGCAAGGGTGCGTCATTTAAGAAAAAAGAAGACACCTATAAAATGGCAGAAGCTAATAAAGCATTTGCTCACTATCGCTGGTAG
- the rpsL gene encoding 30S ribosomal protein S12 has product MPTINQLVRRERKKVTYKSKSPALKECPQRRGVCTRVYTTTPKKPNSALRKVAKVRLTSGFEVISYIGGEGHNLQEHSIVLVRGGRVKDLPGVKYHIVRGALDTAGVAKRTVSRSKYGAKRPKDSK; this is encoded by the coding sequence GTGCCAACCATTAATCAATTGGTCAGAAGAGAGCGCAAAAAGGTAACTTACAAGTCTAAGTCTCCTGCGCTAAAAGAGTGTCCTCAAAGAAGAGGTGTTTGCACGAGAGTTTACACAACTACTCCTAAAAAACCTAACTCAGCTTTGAGGAAAGTTGCCAAAGTAAGGCTAACAAGCGGTTTTGAAGTCATCAGCTACATCGGCGGTGAAGGACACAACCTACAAGAGCACAGTATCGTACTAGTACGTGGTGGTAGGGTTAAGGACTTACCAGGTGTTAAGTATCATATCGTGCGCGGTGCGCTTGATACAGCTGGCGTTGCAAAAAGAACAGTTTCTCGCTCTAAATACGGTGCGAAGAGACCTAAAGATAGCAAGTAA
- a CDS encoding DoxX family protein codes for MNNINLSLLFSRLGFGLCLLTHGYFLLFRGLGSGFSSSADLAFQILYFSAYFTQLLCPVLIIFGIFTRISSATIFAYFTLKIYIHNPKFWLLSNSGGFVLEVDFLYIILSLALIFGGSGKYALRAD; via the coding sequence ATGAATAATATAAACTTATCCCTTCTATTTTCTCGCCTTGGGTTTGGACTTTGTTTGCTTACCCATGGGTATTTCTTACTTTTTAGAGGACTTGGTTCAGGCTTTTCTAGTTCTGCTGATTTGGCTTTTCAAATTTTATATTTTAGTGCATATTTTACACAGCTTTTATGCCCAGTGCTAATTATTTTTGGAATTTTTACTAGAATTTCAAGCGCTACTATTTTTGCCTATTTTACTCTTAAGATATATATTCACAATCCAAAATTTTGGTTACTTTCTAATAGTGGTGGTTTTGTTTTAGAGGTGGATTTTCTCTATATTATTCTATCTTTGGCACTTATTTTTGGTGGCAGTGGCAAGTATGCGCTAAGAGCAGATTAA
- the thiE gene encoding thiamine phosphate synthase, with the protein MSQIYALSDDTLTPHDRIIPSLKELLSAGVKIFQYRCKQNKDEALARQMLALCSDAGSIFVVNDDVDFAFKIGAKAVHVGRDDFSLKYAKKVLGDDAFVGVSCYDSLELAKKAQDDGASYVAFGSMFASKTKPAAPICELEILTKAKQTLDIPVCAIGGIDAKNIGLVAKSGVDYISVVSALYTPNDIRSNVSNLNRALKI; encoded by the coding sequence ATGAGCCAAATTTACGCCCTGAGCGACGATACTCTAACTCCCCATGATAGGATTATACCAAGCCTCAAAGAGCTTTTAAGCGCGGGCGTAAAAATTTTTCAATACAGATGCAAACAGAATAAGGATGAGGCTTTGGCTAGGCAGATGCTTGCACTTTGCAGTGATGCAGGCTCCATTTTTGTGGTTAACGATGATGTTGATTTTGCTTTTAAAATAGGCGCAAAAGCAGTCCATGTAGGCAGAGATGACTTTTCTTTAAAATATGCCAAAAAGGTGCTTGGAGATGATGCTTTTGTTGGTGTTAGCTGCTATGATAGCTTAGAGCTTGCTAAAAAAGCCCAAGATGATGGGGCTAGCTATGTTGCTTTTGGTTCTATGTTTGCTAGTAAGACTAAGCCTGCTGCGCCTATTTGCGAGCTTGAAATTTTGACTAAAGCAAAGCAAACGCTAGATATACCAGTTTGCGCTATTGGTGGGATAGATGCTAAAAATATAGGGCTAGTTGCTAAAAGTGGGGTTGATTATATTTCCGTGGTTAGCGCGCTTTATACTCCAAATGATATACGAAGTAATGTTTCAAATTTAAACAGGGCTTTAAAAATTTAA
- a CDS encoding hydroxymethylpyrimidine/phosphomethylpyrimidine kinase, translated as MKNILLIAGSDSIGGAGVQADIKTCEALGCYSANAITCAVAENTAEVADIVPMPISFIKSQIECILKELRVDAVKIGMLFSAEIIQALAPILKQINAPIVLDPVCISKGGSPLIESSAISALRELLPLATISTPNRFEFKELLDGVLDFPCDVLVKKNTSEGATDVLYKKSGQKLEFVCELLEPNLIHGTGCTLSTAIACFLARGLSVEESIKSAKNYVSKAISGALSTKFGVRILNHKVNL; from the coding sequence GTGAAAAATATCCTTTTAATAGCTGGTAGCGATAGTATTGGTGGCGCAGGAGTGCAAGCAGACATAAAGACCTGCGAAGCACTCGGCTGTTACAGTGCTAATGCTATTACTTGCGCAGTCGCTGAAAATACAGCAGAAGTGGCGGATATAGTGCCTATGCCAATCTCTTTTATTAAATCTCAAATAGAGTGTATTTTAAAAGAGTTGCGTGTAGATGCAGTAAAGATAGGCATGCTTTTTAGCGCTGAGATTATACAGGCTTTAGCTCCTATTTTAAAACAGATAAATGCTCCCATAGTCCTTGATCCAGTATGCATAAGCAAGGGCGGTTCACCGTTAATTGAGTCTAGTGCCATATCTGCTCTTAGGGAGCTTTTGCCTCTTGCTACCATATCTACGCCAAACCGTTTTGAATTTAAAGAGCTTTTAGATGGTGTTTTAGATTTTCCTTGCGATGTTTTGGTAAAGAAAAATACTTCAGAGGGCGCAACTGATGTGCTTTATAAAAAATCGGGACAAAAATTGGAGTTTGTCTGTGAGCTGTTAGAGCCAAATTTAATCCATGGCACAGGTTGTACTCTATCTACTGCGATTGCCTGCTTTCTTGCTAGAGGATTGAGTGTGGAGGAGTCGATTAAATCTGCAAAAAATTATGTCAGCAAAGCAATAAGTGGTGCTCTATCTACCAAATTTGGCGTAAGAATTTTAAACCATAAAGTAAACTTATGA
- a CDS encoding basic amino acid ABC transporter substrate-binding protein: MKKILFALFAIVFCSAVSAGAQTLKVGVSADYKPFEYIDDNGAIVGFDIDLLKEITKRTGIEFAPQNMPFDTLIVALKAGKIDMAMSAMSATDERRKHVDFTDSYFESANLFLQRKDDAPIKNSADLVGKRLGLVQGTIQEMAAKKIDGAKLVLTDNIATTVLNLKAGKVDAVIVDSVVGYGYLKQNKDTLVESFVEPDGSEGISIAFDKDKFKDTIEKINTAISDIKSSAVFDELLKKYDLK, from the coding sequence GTGAAAAAGATTTTATTTGCTCTTTTTGCAATCGTATTTTGCAGTGCGGTATCAGCTGGTGCTCAGACACTAAAAGTTGGTGTTAGTGCTGATTATAAGCCGTTTGAATATATAGACGATAATGGTGCAATAGTTGGCTTTGATATTGATTTATTAAAGGAGATAACTAAGCGTACAGGTATAGAGTTTGCCCCACAAAACATGCCTTTTGATACTTTAATAGTTGCCTTAAAAGCTGGTAAAATTGACATGGCTATGAGTGCTATGAGCGCGACAGATGAGCGCAGAAAGCACGTTGATTTTACAGATTCATATTTTGAATCAGCAAATTTATTTTTACAAAGAAAAGACGATGCGCCTATTAAAAATTCAGCCGATTTAGTCGGTAAGCGTCTAGGTTTAGTTCAAGGCACGATACAGGAAATGGCAGCTAAAAAAATAGACGGTGCAAAGCTTGTCTTAACCGATAATATCGCTACTACTGTTTTAAATTTAAAAGCTGGCAAGGTGGATGCTGTTATAGTTGATAGCGTCGTTGGGTATGGATATTTAAAGCAAAATAAAGATACACTAGTCGAGTCATTTGTAGAACCAGACGGTAGCGAGGGCATAAGTATAGCTTTTGATAAGGATAAATTTAAAGACACAATAGAAAAAATCAATACAGCAATTTCTGACATAAAATCCTCTGCTGTATTTGATGAGCTACTTAAAAAGTATGATTTAAAGTGA